A window of Candidatus Effluviviaceae Genus V sp. genomic DNA:
CGGGGCGGCGCGTTGCCGGAACGCGGCTCGAGCGTGATGGTCTTCGTGACGAACGCGCCGACGGTCTCGAACTCGACGAGCTCCCTGTACTCGGCGCCGTATCCGACGGTTCCCGATGCGAGGATCACGGGATTCCGGAGCGTCAGTCCGGCGAGCTCGACGCGGAGGTCAGTCATCGGACCTCCAGACCGGCATGAGGTCGGCGACGTCGAAGACCGGGCCGTCCGCGCAGACCGTCCGGTAGCCGTCGCGGGTTTCAACGACGCAGCCCCGGCAGGCCCCGACGCCGCAGGCCATCGTCTCCTCAAGGAGCGCGAAGGCACGGAGTCCGTGTTCGACGGCCGTCCGCCCCGCGGTCCGGATCATCGGTCGAGGTCCGCACAGGTAGACACGCGCTCCGTCCGGCAGTTCGCCGCTCCGTTCCTCGAAGAGCTCACAGACCGTCCCCGGACGTCCCTCCGACCCGTCGTCGGTCGCCGGCTCGATGCGGAGATGGTCTCCCGCCGGCGGCAGCTCGCGATGCAGAAGGCGCCCGGCGCCTCTCGCTCCGACGAACGCCGTGGTCGGCACACGGGCGGCCGCGAGCCGGAACGCCAGCATGCGGAGCCCGGCGACACCGATGCCGCCCGCGACGAGAACGGCCGCGGCGCCTGCGGGGTGCTTCTCGAACGCCCGTCCCAGAGGGCCCGTGAGCGCCAGCTCGCCGCCGTCGGGCAGCGAGGCGAGGTCGCGCGTGCCGTCGCCGCGCACCTCGAACAGGAGCTCCAGACGGCCGCGCTCCGGCGTGCCGGCTACCGAGAACGGGCGCCTGAGGAGAGTTCGTCCCGGCACCTCGACCTGGACGAACTGCCCCGGCTCCGCCTCCGGGAGGGCCGGGTCGGTCTCAAGCGTGAACAGCCAGCTTCCTTCCGCGACCGGGCGACGCGCTCGGATCCGCCCCCGTGTCGCCTCCGTTCTCGGCACTGACAATCTCCCCGCGGCAGATCGTTGTGGTGACCGTTCCCCTGAGCTTGCGCCCGATCCAAGGTGAGTTCTTTGACTTCGAGCGGAACCAGGACGCCTCGATGGTCCGGGACGTCGTCGGATCGACGATGCAGACGTCGGCTTCCGAGCCGACGGCCAGCGTTCCGTGGGGCAGGCCGAGGATACCGGCCGGCCTGTGCGTCAGAAGGGCCAGCGCCGCAGGCAGGTCCAGGACCCCGCCGTCCACCAGATTGGTCAGCGTGACCGGCAGGAGCGTCTCCAGACCGATCATCCCGGGCGGCGCGGCGTCGAACTCGACCTCCTTGTCCTCATGCGTGTGCGGCGCATGGTCGCTTGCGATGGCGTCGATCGTGCCGTCGCGCAGTCCCTCGCGGATGGCCTCGACGTCGGTTCTCGAGCGGAGCGGCGGGTTGACCCTCACGCTCGAGTCGTACGTCAGGACCTCCTCGTCGGTCAGGCTGAAGTAGTGCGGGCACGTTTCGCACGTGACCGGGAGCCCGTCGGCCTTCGCCCTCCTGACGAGCTCGACCGAGCCGGCCGTCGACACGTGCGCCACGTGGAGTCTGGCTCCTGTCGTGCCCGCGAGGATCAGGTCCCTCGCGACCATGACCTCCTCGGCCGCCGCCGGGACCGGCTTGAGGCCCGCCCGGGTCGACGAGAGGCCCTCGTTGGCCGTTCCGTTTCCGGAGAGCGCCGGGTCCTCGCAGTGCGAGACGACCGGGACGCCAACCATGCGGGCGTAGTCGAGCGCCCTGCGCATGAGCGCGGCGTTTAGGACCGAACAGCCGTCGTCCGAGAAGGCGACCGCGCCCGCGGTCCTGAGCTCCGCCATCTCCGTCAGGTTCTCGCCCCGGCGTCCGACGGTGATCGCGGCGACCGGCAGCACCCGGGCGGCGGCCTTCCGTGAGGCAACGAACTCGACCCAGGAGGCCGTGTCGATCGGGGGCTCCGTGTTCGGCATCGCGGCGACGGTCGTGACCCCGCCGTGGACCGCGGCACGGGAGCCGCTCTCGATGGTCTCGGCGTCCTCGTTCCCCGGCTCGCGAAGATGGACATGGATGTCGACGAGACCCGGCGCGACGATTCTCCCGTCGGCGTCGACGGTCGTCGAGACGTCGTCCGCCTCGATCGAGCCCGCGACCTCCGCGATCCTCCCGTCATCAATGAGGACATCGAGCGTGTCGTCCGTTCCGGCGGCCGGGTCGATGACGCGGCCGCCCCTGATCAGGATCCTCTTCATATGCTCACCTCCGCGAGAAGCTCGGCGTCCTCGGTTCGCTCGGATGCTCTCACTCGCGAGATGAGGAAGAGAACCGCCATCCGCACCGCGACCCCGTTCGTCACCTGTTCGAGGATGACCGACCGCTCGCCGTCCGCGACGTCGGGCGCCAGCTCGACGCCCCGGTTGATCGGTCCGGGATGCATGATGACCACGTCGTCCCTCATGCCGGCGACGCGCTCGGACGTGACGCCGAAGAGTCTCGTGTACTCGCGGAGACTGGGGAGAAAGCCCCCTTCCTGCCGTTCGCGCTGGATCCTCAGGATATTGACGATGTCGGCATCCTCCGCCGCTCTGTCGAGGTCCTGCGACACGGAGGCGCCCATGCCCTCTATCTCAGCCGGCATGAAGGTCGTGGGACCGACGAGCGTCACCTCCGCGCCGAGCGCCTTGAGGCCCCAGACATCGGAGCGCGCGACCCTCGAGTGGAGTATGTCCCCGACGATGACCACCTTCCTGTTCTGAAGCTCGCCGACGTGCTCGCGCATCGTGAAGAGGTCGAGAAGCGCCTGCGTAGGGTGCTCGTGGGTGCCGTCGCCGGCGTTCACGATGGAGGCGTCCAGGTGCTTCGCGAGGAAGTGCGGGGCGCCCGCCGACGAGTGGCGCATGACGACCATGTCGACCATCATCGCCTCGATGTTCCGGGCGGTGTCGCGGAGCGTCTCGCCCTTCTTCACACTCGATGTCGATGCCGAGAAGTTGATCGTGTCGGCGGAGAGGCGCTTCTCAGCCAGCTCGAACGACATCCTCGTACGAGTGCTGGCCTCGAAGAAGAGGTTGGCGATGGTGACGCCTCGAAGCGTGGGGACCTTCTTGACGGGGCGGCCGAGGATCTCCTTGAAGATCGCTGCCGTGTCGAGCACGGTCGCGATCTCCTCCCGGCTCAGGCCCTCAAGGCCAAGCAGGTGCCGTTTCGTCCACTGCACATGCCCTCCCTTGAGGCCTCAGGGTGAAAACGCAAGAACGGGCAGCGCGAGAGTTCTCTCGCAGCGACCCGTTCCGTGATGCGTTCTCCTCTTCACCCTTTCTAGCCTCACAGTGCTAGTTTAAAAGGCGGCGAATTGCTCGAGGGGAAGTCTACACCGGTCCCCTTGTCGTAGCAAGCTGTTTCTTCACGTCGGACGACGCAGGTCTCCGTCGGCCTGAGCCGCGCGAGGCGCCCCGCCGGACCTTCGCGTCAGTCTCCCCTGAGGGGGACAACGCAGAGGAAGCGAAGCCGGCCGTCGCCCGTGTTGACGAAGTTATGCTGCTCGTCCGGCTCGACCAGGAGCGCGTCGCCGGCCTCGAACGGCGTCTCCTTCCCTTCCGTCACGAGCGCACCCTCTCCCTCGAGAACGTAGACGACGTGCTCCCAGTCGTGAGCATGCCACGGCGTGTTGCCGCCGGCCTCTATCACGAAGTGGCGCATGGCGGCCGTGGGCGCGCCGTCGTTCTCGGCGACGAGCTTCGCAACGCTCACTCCCTCCGCCCCCTCGACATCGACCGGCCGCGGCGTCCTCTCGTCCTTCGGAACGTGCCTCATTCTCCCGTGCTCCTTCGTTGGGGTCCCTGCTCGAGTCGGAACCGACATTGTCCCAGATGCCGGGCGCACCGTCAAAGGCAAAGAGGACGGCGCCACGAAGAACAGGGCGGGTCCGTGGGGACCCGCCCTGTCTCGCATCGTGCAGTGGATCGGTGACTACCTGTAGAGGCTCTTGATGGAACCCCACGAGGTGTCCTCGACAGGCGAGGCCTCGCCGCCGAGCTTGATCCACTTGACGTACCAGCCGAGATCGCTGGTCGCGTAGCTCTCCGAGCCGAAGAACAGGCCGATCATGATCTCCTGTCCGATGAACTCGGTGAGGTCGAAGCAGTCACGGATGAAGGTGCCGCTGTCGCCCGTGAAAACCCACTCGTCGGCCACGCACTCGGCGATGTAGTACGTCGAGTCGAGGATGTCGTCGTAGCCGCGGGCCGGCGTGATCTGCGTCCATGTGACGCCGCCGTCCGCCGAGACCTTGACGTTGCCGC
This region includes:
- a CDS encoding amidohydrolase family protein: MKRILIRGGRVIDPAAGTDDTLDVLIDDGRIAEVAGSIEADDVSTTVDADGRIVAPGLVDIHVHLREPGNEDAETIESGSRAAVHGGVTTVAAMPNTEPPIDTASWVEFVASRKAAARVLPVAAITVGRRGENLTEMAELRTAGAVAFSDDGCSVLNAALMRRALDYARMVGVPVVSHCEDPALSGNGTANEGLSSTRAGLKPVPAAAEEVMVARDLILAGTTGARLHVAHVSTAGSVELVRRAKADGLPVTCETCPHYFSLTDEEVLTYDSSVRVNPPLRSRTDVEAIREGLRDGTIDAIASDHAPHTHEDKEVEFDAAPPGMIGLETLLPVTLTNLVDGGVLDLPAALALLTHRPAGILGLPHGTLAVGSEADVCIVDPTTSRTIEASWFRSKSKNSPWIGRKLRGTVTTTICRGEIVSAENGGDTGADPSASPGRGRKLAVHA
- a CDS encoding dihydroorotate dehydrogenase electron transfer subunit yields the protein MPRTEATRGRIRARRPVAEGSWLFTLETDPALPEAEPGQFVQVEVPGRTLLRRPFSVAGTPERGRLELLFEVRGDGTRDLASLPDGGELALTGPLGRAFEKHPAGAAAVLVAGGIGVAGLRMLAFRLAAARVPTTAFVGARGAGRLLHRELPPAGDHLRIEPATDDGSEGRPGTVCELFEERSGELPDGARVYLCGPRPMIRTAGRTAVEHGLRAFALLEETMACGVGACRGCVVETRDGYRTVCADGPVFDVADLMPVWRSDD
- a CDS encoding aspartate carbamoyltransferase catalytic subunit, which translates into the protein MQWTKRHLLGLEGLSREEIATVLDTAAIFKEILGRPVKKVPTLRGVTIANLFFEASTRTRMSFELAEKRLSADTINFSASTSSVKKGETLRDTARNIEAMMVDMVVMRHSSAGAPHFLAKHLDASIVNAGDGTHEHPTQALLDLFTMREHVGELQNRKVVIVGDILHSRVARSDVWGLKALGAEVTLVGPTTFMPAEIEGMGASVSQDLDRAAEDADIVNILRIQRERQEGGFLPSLREYTRLFGVTSERVAGMRDDVVIMHPGPINRGVELAPDVADGERSVILEQVTNGVAVRMAVLFLISRVRASERTEDAELLAEVSI
- a CDS encoding cupin domain-containing protein translates to MRDRAGPHGPALFFVAPSSLPLTVRPASGTMSVPTRAGTPTKEHGRMRHVPKDERTPRPVDVEGAEGVSVAKLVAENDGAPTAAMRHFVIEAGGNTPWHAHDWEHVVYVLEGEGALVTEGKETPFEAGDALLVEPDEQHNFVNTGDGRLRFLCVVPLRGD